In Triticum aestivum cultivar Chinese Spring chromosome 5B, IWGSC CS RefSeq v2.1, whole genome shotgun sequence, the following proteins share a genomic window:
- the LOC123116413 gene encoding uncharacterized protein has protein sequence MASQLVESHRAGAEVHKGNDICKQKTVELLEELSLPKGLFPMDDIEEVGHNCESGFVWMLQKKKNEHTFKKINQTVSYDTEVTSFVEKGKMKKVTGVKIEDMSLVEVYVDESSADKVTVKTDTGLSDTHDAAAFSLGE, from the coding sequence ATGGCGTCCCAGCTTGTCGAGAGCCACCGCGCCGGCGCCGAGGTCCACAAGGGGAACGATATCTGCAAGCAGAAGACGGTCGAGCTTCTCGAAGAACTCAGCCTCCCGAAAGGCCTCTTTCCTATGGATGACATCGAGGAGGTCGGGCACAACTGTGAGAGTGGGTTTGTGTGGAtgcttcagaagaagaagaacgagcacaCCTTCAAGAAGATCAACCAGACCGTCTCCTACGACACCGAGGTGACCTCTTTTGTGGAGAAGGGCAAGATGAAGAAGGTCACCGGGGTCAAGATCGAGGACATGTCTTTGGTCGAGGTCTATGTGGATGAGTCTTCTGCTGATAAGGTCACCGTCAAGACCGACACCGGTCTGTCTGACACCCATGATGCGGCGGCCTTCTCTCTCGGAGAATAG
- the LOC123116414 gene encoding uncharacterized protein, producing MASQLVESHRAGAEVHKGSDICKKKTVELLEELGLPKGLFPMDDIEEVGHNCESGFVWMLQKKKNEHTFNKLNQTVSYDTEVTAFVEKGKMKKVTGVKIEEVSLVEVYVDESSADKVTVKTNTGLSDTHDAAVFAPGE from the coding sequence ATGGCATCCCAGCTGGTCGAGAGCCACCGCGCCGGTGCCGAGGTCCACAAGGGGAGCGATATCTGCAAGAAGAAGACGGTCGAGCTTCTCGAAGAGCTCGGCCTCCCAAAAGGCCTCTTTCCTATGGATGACATCGAGGAGGTCGGGCACAACTGTGAGAGTGGGTTTGTGTGGAtgcttcagaagaagaagaacgagcacaCCTTCAACAAGCTCAACCAGACCGTCTCCTATGACACCGAGGTGACCGCTTTTGTGGAGAAGGGCAAGATGAAGAAGGTCACCGGGGTCAAGATCGAGGAGGTGTCTTTGGTCGAGGTCTATGTGGATGAGTCTTCTGCTGATAAGGTCACCGTCAAGACCAACACCGGTCTGTCTGACACCCATGATGCGGCCGTGTTCGCTCCCGGAGAATAG
- the LOC123116416 gene encoding uncharacterized protein codes for MASQLVESHRTGAEVHKGNDICKQKTVELLKELGLPKGLFPMDDIEEVGHNCESGFVWMLQKKKNEHTFKKINQTVSYDTEVTAFVEKGKMKKVTGVKIEDLSLVEVYMDESSADKVTVKTNTGLSDTHDATVFALGE; via the coding sequence ATGGCGTCGCAGCTTGTCGAGAGCCACCGCACCGGCGCCGAGGTCCACAAAGGGAACGATATCTGCAAGCAGAAGACGGTTGAGCTTCTCAAAGAACTCGGCCTCCCGAAAGGTCTCTTTCCTATGGATGACATCGAGGAGGTCGGGCACAATTGTGAGAGTGGGTTTGTGTGGAtgcttcagaagaagaagaacgagcacaCCTTCAAGAAGATCAACCAGACCGTCTCCTACGACACCGAGGTGACCGCTTTTGTGGAGAAGGGCAAGATGAAGAAGGTCACCGGGGTCAAGATTGAGGACCTGTCTTTGGTCGAGGTCTATATGGATGAGTCTTCTGCTGATAAGGTCACCGTCAAGACCAACACCGGTCTGTCTGACACCCATGATGCGACCGTGTTCGCTCTCGGAGAATAG